A stretch of the Acyrthosiphon pisum isolate AL4f chromosome A2, pea_aphid_22Mar2018_4r6ur, whole genome shotgun sequence genome encodes the following:
- the LOC100571309 gene encoding zinc finger MYM-type protein 1-like, with protein sequence MALKRVKASGACNRKEAKKKKEKLNEVIKKTNKINTMFKQREEHSENHGSLDNVDHNINEPPSVEAVVTSEEHDINYSEVLEIPGEPPSVEAVVTSEEHDINCSEVLEIPGSDPAEWKINSCTIDYICKNGFSQNLDSSFSQSKRIYQSVRRGSFRNINRYVNKSFFETVLVNGKKCPRKYLVYSQSKGSVFCVPCYLFNNTSAFSKNGFSDWKRPKSIDKHENSLSHKTCVVKMKNRSSELNNVNEVLTFQLETEKIYWKNVLTRVCAVVKSLSSRGLPFRGDNENIGSLHNGNFLMCLEMIAEFDPFLANHLANYGNPGKGYTSYLSHSTYEQFIKLMATKVQNQIVEEVINAQYFSIVIDSTPDIAHVDQLSFILRYVNNKGLPVERFLCFLENVGHKSQCMADTVFSILKKYNIDIAYLRGQSYDNAKNMSGIYSGLQARI encoded by the exons ATGGCGCTAAAAAGAGTCAAAGCTAGTGGTGCCTGCAATCGTAAGGAGGCAAAAAAAAAGAAGGAAAAACTTAatgaagttataaaaaaaacaaacaaaataaataccatgTTTAAACAAAGAGAAGAGCATAGTGAGAACCATGGTAGCTTGGACAATGTTGATCACAATATAAA tgaGCCTCCCTCAGTTGAAGCTGTTGTTACAAGTGAAGAACATGATATTAATTACTCTGAAGTGTTAGAAATACCAGG TGAGCCTCCCTCAGTTGAAGCTGTTGTTACAAGTGAAGAGCATGATATTAATTGCTCTGAAGTGTTAGAAATACCagg GTCAGATCCAGCTGAAtggaaaataaattcatgtacTATTGATTACATATGTAAAAATGGATTTAGCCAAAATTTAGATTCTAGTTTTAGTCAATCCAAACGAATTTACCAGTCAGTTCGTAGAGGTTCATTCAGAAATATCAACCGTTatgtaaataaaagtttttttgaaacAGTTTTAGTCAATGGTAAGAAATGTCCAAGAAAATATCTAGTTTATTCACAATCTAAGGGTTCAGTTTTTTGTGTTCCttgctatttatttaataatacttctgcattttcaaaaaatggttTCTCGGATTGGAAAAGGCCAAAATCAATAGACAAACATGAAAATTCACTTTCACATAAAACATGTgtggtaaaaatgaaaaatagatCTTCTGAATTGAACAATGTTAATGAAGTGCTTACATTTCAATtagaaacagaaaaaatatattggaaaaatGTGCTCACAAGAGTTTGTGCTGTTGTCAAATCGTTATCTAGTCGAGGTTTACCTTTTAGAGGTGACAATGAGAATATTGGTTCGCTGCACAATGGAAATTTTTTGATGTGCCTTGAAATGATCGCAGAATTTGATCCTTTTTTGGCTAATCATTTGGCAAACTATGGTAATCCTGGGAAAGGTTATACTTCTTACTTGTCTCATTCAACATATGAACAATTTATCAAGTTAATGGCGACTAAGGTTCAAAATCAAATAGTTGAAGAAGTCATTAATGCGCAATATTTCTCCATTGTTATAGATTCAACTCCAGATATTGCACATGTTGATCAACTATCTTTTATACTAAGGTATGTTAACAACAAAGGTTTACCTGTAGaaagatttttatgttttttagaaaatgttggaCATAAATCTCAGTGCATGGCTGATACTGTGTTttctatcttaaaaaaatataatattgatattgcaTATTTGAGGGGTCAATCATATGACAACGCAAAGAATATGTCTGGTATTTACTCGGGTCTCCAGGCTAGAATTTAA